CTTACTACTGTACTCTTTATTGCAGGAAGTTGGAAGGTTGGAAATATTTTGACGTGGCTGACAGCCCATCATTTCTCTTGAGTTAATGAGTTTCTTTTATTCCCTTCATGATGTAGCAATTCCGGCACTATGTGCTGGAGCTTGATATCATTTGACCTCAGTGACCAAGACATAATACAAGCACTTGGACTGACTGTACAAGGAGTTACTGACAGGTGATTTTGCACCATTTACAAATAAAATGAAGGGGCAAGGGTAATCAAGCACCGGAACAGTAGTATAGAAGTAACCCTGCAATTTCTCCTGCAGATCAAGTCCAAGGCACTCAGCACAGCTTAATTTTGTAGATCTTTTATGATTTCAGCTTTAGGAAGAACCCCAACTACGAGAGCTTAACACAGTAGGTGCAGTAGTGCTCAGAAAAGCTCTGATAAAACGCGGCAAGAACTCCAGAAGGCCACAGAAGCTGCCTTAAACAATGCAGGGTTTTGGTAAATCCTGTTTGACAATTAACACAACTAAATCAATGTCTGTAACATGATCCAAACATATTATTGTAGAATATAAGGAAAAATAGAAATGGAATAACTAACCCGGCAGCAGTTGCTCCCCATGAAGCTAGGTTATATATCACTTTACTTCCATCCCATGCCTTCTGaagttttccctttttcttttttatggagAATGTTTTGCTCAGAACTGTTAAAAGCAACAAGACATTAGAACTTCACAATGCTAACACATTACCAACTCCGAAGACTTTTTGAAAAGAGTTTAAAAGGGTGTTCCCAAAATGTAAAGTATTAAAAGCAAATGAAATTGCAGTCACCTTCTTGGAGTTCATTGGGACTTAGTTCCTGCAGAATCAGGTAAACCTTATCAAACTCACCAATGCAGAAACCATAATACAATATCTTAGCTGGTTTAAGACTCGACCAATCAAAGGGCATGATCATCTGTCATGACTAAAAAACAACAACCATGCTATTCATACCTCGTTTCAGTGCTGGCAAAAGAAGGGATGAGATCCTTAATACACGGGGTAATGTGGCAAAGAGCACCCTAGCGTACAATCTCCACCCTCGTTTGCCAAGCACTAGAACACTCATGGTATAGCATTTACTATAAAACAAGAATTTCAGCGATTATAAATACAATTGAACTGCATGTTAGAATTAAGAGAATGTCCACATACTCTTGTTTGCTGTAAGGACGGCAAATATGTAGCCATAAAGCAAGCGATCCCCTCCATTAtgtcttcttgccttacaaaaaCATAACTATTTTGATCTGACTCAACATCTCCATCGATGTTACCATCTTCCCATAAATCATTGTCATTAATCACATCCCAAGAATTACCTTCCTCTTGCATcacaagaaaagataattaagagcGACATTACTACCTGTAGATTGTTGGAAACAAGAAGAAACATAATACCAAGGAGAAGGTTAACTTTCAAGACCTACCGTTTATGCTTTCTTGAGCTGACACATGAACACTTCCCAGCTTTTCTATGAAATTGGGAGACTCAATTGTTGATTTTATAAGATCGCATAGCTGCATTTaattaaataattcttcagcTACAACCGTTACACATCATAGTCTCCTAACACCACATGATATCCTAACAAATGCATGCAATGGCGACAGTGCCCGCATATCCAAAGCAAAATCTTGCAATGTAAGTGTACATGCAGCTCCACAGTTTGCACTACTACGTAAGCAGCATCATAGAGTGACTTGAAGGTTTTAACCCCCACTTCACAGTAAATCTAACCGATTACTACTGAGTGCTAAATAAATATATACTTGTGAGCACTCAACAAATCTAAATCTACAGAAACAGAGAAATCAAATATGAAATACccgtttttattctatttttagtcAGAGAAAAGAGTTTTTAGCACAAATGAAAAGAATCCGAAAGATACCCACAACAAGTAGCAACTAACTATATCCAGATTCCAGACATAAAACCCAAATCatcaaattccaaaaaaaattgattacAATTTTCCCTAATTTGAACAAATTTTCCATCAAAATCCCTACTTTTTTACCTGAAAATCGGCACATTCGGATGAAAATTTCTCTGCATCCTCGTCATCATCGTTTGGGTtcgtagtggtggtggtggttttgaGTAACGCAAGCTTTCTATGACATTCTTCAAGCAACTTCTGTAGGTGTTTCTTATTCACGCGAATCCGTTCTTCTCTTGGAGTACTTTCTTTCATGCAAGAGGGTTTCAAACCCGCATTCATCAAAACCTTCTCCTTCTGCATTACTCTCTCTTTCtctaaaccctagaaattaaAAGAAGTTTTCTCTGTATTTTTCCATTAAAGAAGAAGTTTAGATATTTGTTGTTTCCTTATTGTAGGGACTAGGGAGTGAGGGAGAGAGCGAATTGAACGTAGACGATTTTGTTGTCACTTTATTTGCTTAGACGTCTCACGTCTGTTCTACCCTTTTCGGGGCCGAAAACTCTAGACTCACTTCGAAAATCCACCGACGTGAGCACCGAGTGACACAACAACCCTGACCCCACTTTACACGGCTCTAATCCCGATGCTTGAACCATCACCTTACTGCCGCACGATCTGCTCACGGTGGCTTTCTCGGTGCAACGCCACTCTTTCGGGGCTCCCATTTCTTGACAAGTTTGTATTTGGGAAAATTATGCTCAGGCCCCAcccatgggtaacccataatatgaaacccttaattaaaagaagtttaaatctaggtccCGAATTATTAAAAGATCTTGATACCCTTATGTATATTGTCAagtccataattaaataaaatttaaatataggcccgaaattattaaatctaggcccgaaattattaaagtacATTGCGAATGTGtaaatagaagttacacatgcatatggcaagtgtaaccaaaagttacacatccttatgacatgtgtaatgcaaagttacacttgtatatatacgcagaaaatagacatcaaaaagaaaacacaaaaaaaaaatacatgtattactttaatattcatttacaataattttttagcatgtgtaactagaatttacacacatctgtctagtgtaattgagagttacatatgtgtctatctagtgtaattgagagttatacatgcatctgacttgtgtattcaacgtcaactccagttccagcgagatcattaccacgtttaagcaattagcttttatgaagttatctgaaacctgaaatataacaacaagcaatcagtatttataagatcaaaatgaacagtacatacaacaatgtatattcagtttcacaagcatctgactagagtaactagtagttacacatgcatctgaattgtgtaactgagagttacacatgcatataacatgtgtaactaggagatacacatgcatatggcttatgtaactaggagttacacctgcatatggaatatgccatttatcatgaacttgcaagcctaagttacctaaagcaaagtatgtgtaagtaaaggttacacatctaattagcatgtgtaactagaaattacacatctatttagcttgtgtaactagaagttacacatctaattagcatgtgtaactgaaatttacacatctatttagcttgtgtaactaaaaattacacatccataccaaaacaccaccactaagacAAGCAGAATGTAAAGTAGATCCAACTTACAATGTCTAACACAGCTCTAACATCCATACCAAACCTCTCAGcttcataccaaaacaccaccactaactccaaatACAAATTATCTTCCAAATCTGATCCAGTACCACCactgcctcctcatcctcctccaaaacctgcacctccaccatcaacaccaccacaagTGTTGATTTTCCtgtaaaagaaacataaaaatatCAGCCAAACTAATCATTGTATACACAAACTAGTCTAGATGCAAAAGCAATACTGCCAGCCTccaaaagtcataaaacaagcatgTATAATCAACTAACTAAACAAGCATGTGTAAGTCCCAACATCTACAGATGTTTTAACAATCAGATTTCATCTTATCATCTACAGATACAAGTCAATAACTGAATCCATTGTAATCATGAGAGTTCATCGTTTTTAGATGATTGGATTCAACTAGTATTACCAAGAAATTGAACctaaaacaacaacatcaacagtaaTAACAACAATCTAAACGTACCTAGATTCAAAATTCATTGATTCCAGAAAAATTATATTTTTCTGCTCTGACCTGAATAGAACAACCAAAACAAGAATCAAAACCTAATCAAACTAAATAAGAAAATAGAACTACTAAATGAGTCAATCATATTGAATCAAAACAAAAACGTTACCTGAAGTAGCTTCAAAAGAACAAATTGGaataaattgattgattcaaattggAGTCACCACAATATCACCAACTGAAACCTGAATCATTCAAATTGGAGTTCTTATACAAGATGACAAGTACTACCTAGGTTTAATCATGAATAAGTTGTTTCCAAGCGTTAAAAACCTTCAGCTGTTGTattcaatcagtatgtgtaagtaaaagttacacatctaattagcatgtgtaactagaagttacacataatttagcttgtgtaactagaagttacacatccacttagcttgtgtaactgagagttacacatccataataaAGCACAAACAGGAGCTAATACCAGCAGATTAATGAGGATAATCGGGCATACCTGTATGAATTGAACATATCAACAGCACCTTGGAGATCAAAAGCCCATGTTTCATGGTCCCCAGATTTCATAAGGTTATTGCCAACCCACTGGGAAAGTGATTTGAAGAACCCAAGCTCCATCATGTAATCTACAAGCCACCTGAGTTTTAGAAACATAATATGACATGTTAGATAGTTGATCTACTAACGTCAATTCTCTTACGAAGGTATGATTTTCCATGAAAGAAGAAAACACTTCCAAATGTGTTGTTCACTGGCAGTTCATGAACTCCAAAAGTCGTCCACCTTTACAGTGGATCCATATATGGTAGTGTAGAATGTATATATCAACTTCCCAATTGCACAAATGAAAACTGTAGTATACATAAGTacaacaaaatgaaggagaataaCTCTTACTTTCTTGATGGGATTTGAGGGTAAACTTTGCAAGGTCTGGAAAACCTTCTCAACTTCTCCATCACTCTCTTCAGGATTTACATCTCCAGGTACAGATTCCAGTACCCAAAGTTGTTCTGCATCAAGGAAGTGTAGAAAACTTCATTACATGGAAGGATGGACATACTGGGTTTATTAGCAATTGAAAGAAGTAAAGATCTCAAAAAAGGTTTTGTGTGTCCTTCTTCACATTTTGTAACAATTTTGTTTAGTAAAAACTGAGAATATGTAAATAAACATACTAAATGCCAGATCCAAATACTTCATCTACATTTCGTATCcttaaattacaaaaattaaacaacatCAATAAAACCAAACAACAGAAGCAATTCATCAAACATTTAGAACTCAAAAACAGAATTTTCAGATGTTGGTGATACCGAATCTCCAGATGAAATTATTACTATTAACAGCTTCTCATTAGTTGTTTCCAAAGCAAAAGAAGAATCAGATTTTGAATCACCTGTGAATGACGATTAGTTGTTATCTTCTTTatttctgttgttgttgaagatcttcaTAGTTCCATTGTTGAACCTGCACAATAAGTAAGTCCTAAGGTTTAAAACATCATTACatacatgaaaaacaacaaagaagAGGAAATCCCAActtaaaaaaaccttgaaaaaatGAAAGAGATGAAACAATAACTAATTAGATTATAGAAGACTTCTGACTTGAATGGAGACTGAGAAGAGATGATGAAACCTTAACTTGAGATTCACAAGCTTTAATTTCAGattcaaaataaaattgaaataatatttgACTGATTCGAATTCATAGATTATTTGATGCTCAACTATTTTATCTATTGAATCAAATCCATTCAAATCTCTAAATAACTACATCATAACCAGGATGAACTCCAAAAATGCACCAAAATTCCAAAACACCGAGAATAAAATTTCGATTTATCATCGTTTCTAacagatcttcttcttctaataacaaACACGCAGATGATTTACTATCATTCTTCCAGATCTAAAAAAGCAAAtgaaatcaatgaaagaaatataAACCTAGAAACTTTATATGAATCTTCAAACAGAAAACTAAATTAGAACGAAATCTCTGCAGAAAAAATGAAATCAGATTACGAAATCAACCGATTGAATTGAAATTTTTCCTGTTCGATTTGATTTTCTACGAGAATCTTCATATTCAGTTCCTGCTGATGAATTTTCATTGAATCTCCGAAGAATAATTGATGTTGATTTCGAATTTATGTTTAGATAATCAGGATCTTTTTTTGTAAAGGTCAGATCTAAGTTATAAAATAATTACTCACTGgaaatttcgattagaaatcgtgTTCTCGGCCTGTTTCTTCGTCTGAGAGAGAGAGCAAACCCTGAAACTTTTTCTCTGCAACCTGCAACCGAGCGagagagatgagagagaaagaaaatgaagaaatgaaTGGATCTTATGATTTTTCTCTTGTATATATTGAAAAGGGTAAATTTGACATTATGAAAATGTCACTTTATTATCAAGCCCTAAAAAttaaagttctgggcctagaaatatcaaaatgtgaaagaatggagttgacaatgaaggatccattttgttgggtttctatgtgttgaacccatatagtagggggttatagtatttttcactttgtaTTTTAATTGGATAGATTCCGTGTATTCGGGGTTTGACTCGTTTAGTTTGAGTAAAAAGTGAAAATTGTCAAGGATGTTGATATAAATAATTCGCCACTATGGAGGGGTTCTTCCCCTCCATATCCCTCACTAtcccttaaaaacacaaaaatgcaAGTGATATGATCTCCCAAATCCCTGCTCATGTAGGAATATTTACAGGGATCCCTACATGGAGGATCACATCTGATCTATTTatagggaagggaaatcacacggctACCGTATTTTTTTACACTTTACGGTTAGTCAGTAGCCGTAGCATTTTACACGCCTACTGAGTTTccgtttttggtttttgaaattttaCCCTAAAAATTTCCTTtttcacacttttttttttacaaaactcTTTTTTTACATATTATATCTTCTTTTTACCTATTATATATCGTTTTTTTActctaaaatatctttttttaccTAAACAAATATATtcttattggaaaaaaaaaactgggAAAAAAGTATACGGCAACTCAGTAGCCGTTTAACACTATTcacacggctactgagtagccgtttcGTGTAAGGAAGAGATGAGAGGGCACCATAGCAAGCTTGGCTTTCTTGTGCTAACCCTTCACtacatttgagggatagggaagggaaagggctctccatagtgctagctcttagagcatctccaagagtGGGTGCTAAAAATCCTAAGTGAGGTTTTTATTAGATCCTTATTCGTGGGGTTATATTCACTGTGACTATCGATTTTCTGATGACAAAAAAATGATAAAGCAGTAATTAAAACAAGATGTAAACTAAAATCACGAGCAAATGATATAGTGcgggaaaataaaatagatattaaCACAAGagacttaacgtggttcggctaagCCTATATCCACAGGCAAAGAAAGATTAAATGTTTATTCATGATTATTCGGTTCCATTTCATGCAACTTCATTACAAAATGGGGAAGTTCAGAGTGTTACAGGTAGAgagaaaagaaaggaaagaagCCCCTTGGCTCGACCTAATAGCTTTGAATTATAAAGGGGAAAAAGTAACTGGTTGGTTACTAAAGTAAACTTAGCTTAACATTGAAGCACTCTCAGAGTTGCTACGGTACAGGCGTCGCTTTGTATTATCTTGTTTCGGCTCTTCACCATTCGCTATGTATTCGGTGTAGATTATGGTGTCTACAGTTTTCGGCTTTTCTTAAGGGTTGTTGATGAACAATCTTTAAGAAAATTTTCCTTCAACTGCTTATCTCATGCTTTGGCTACGTCTTGTCTCAACTACCATATGTCGAAAGCATTTGCATTCTTTGTGGAGGAATTTCGGTGAAGAATTAATATACTACGCCAAAGTATTAATACTTTCCCCTATTctttaccgaaattttgtaacgTCCCTACAAACAATGAGTTCGAATGTATCGTACTCTTTCTTGTCAGGATATACTTTCTTGTACTTGGTTTTCCCCACGCATGCTTCGAGTTGAAAGTTGTTCGCAGCGCCAGTTGAGCAGCAACAAGGCACAACGTCATTAGCGTTGCAGGTATAAGAAAATGTCAGTGTGCATCGTGCAATTGAACCATTCATATTGTTCATTTGATTAGTCTATCTGATTTGGTCCATTATTCGCAGCAATATGTTTATGATAACAACACCAACAGGTATGTCCGATAAAGTTGTTCGACACAATCACTCGACGCAACAGTGCATCGATGCCCCATTCTCGCAACAGTTTCGTCAATACGACAGCAGGATTGTTCACGGTGGCAGAAACAACTTGTACACCACATTATCATCAGCTTGTGCACAACAACTTCATGTGTCGTTTGCAGCAATTGGAATGTCCGTGAAATGTATGCACTAAGCAACATTAATCTTCTTTATCATCTATTTACACGTATCAGTAACTTCGGGTATGCTCCAACAACAGTGTTGATCATTCATGGTTTGGTTTGCACTCTGTAGAAGATTTAGGCATGCTTGGAGCgacatcaacacatatgcaaTAGCATTGAGTCGGGGCCACGCTGAGGTTACATGGAGGCTTGGCGGCAGTAACATCAACATCGGTCTAATGCAGGTACATATCAACGTGTTTGATGTGGCTGCCTTAGCAACCACTTGCAGTATCATCTTATATATATCAGAAGTTAGGTTGCAGCATTAACTCCCTCCTTACATACGCTGCATATCCAAGGTATTTGTATTCGTTCTACTCATCATCTTGATTGGACATCAAGTAACATTAGTGGCAGTTGAGATTTCGTCACTTCGATCGTCTTTTTTTGGTCCTTCAATTTTTATTAATATCAGTAGCTTACTTTGATTAATTATGAGCTCTGAATTAAGGTTACTGAGTGTACTCCAATATCAGGACGACAATATCACCTTTACCGGGCAAAAGCGTTGTTTTAATCACACAGCCGCATAAGCAGTAGGTACGTcgcaacaagagtatttctacaACATCACCTCGTTCGCAGCTGTATGGACGGGATCGTTAGTAAACGATTCTTGAGAAAAATCTACTCACCCTGCTTATCCTTGCCTTAGTCAGGTGACTTGGTTAATGTCTTTAATCGTTCCTAACTCCAACTGTCCTTGGGTTGCTCTATGTTGAgaactttgttagagcactgctcggtcgaactcgcatgcgttgctatctcaagcatgtttgtcaatgttagtgatcaaaactataagtcttgctttctagtctactattatctaagtctcggactaggatagaaagtgtagttgagctcaagactccatggcgatcatcatacaaatacgaagaactactcaaggaactggttgaacttcatcgactaaaaggtatgtggatacttgaacttatctatcactcaaaagtctatctattatatctcctatcttgagacaaaagtcgttttgctatatatactttgattatacatatttgctatttcgaggtgagtttatctcgcttatctatttctcgaaatatgtgttggtaggatttcgctttggccaagttcatctttactagtgatgaaagtcatgttaagtttcaatcacttgaaaatggctttgacgaaaaatggtttttgaacaacaactatataacgtcctctaatgagagtttagattatacaaccattgttggatataagcattgtgtgataactcatacatgtataagtccttattccctgaaccaaagtatgcgtactttgttgatcagaaaaaccggaacagagtccgtgaacccagtccgcgtacccagtcaacgactgtcggaggttctcttccggAGAAAatatgctagagtttgtgaactatttacaaacttattccgggtacttatgtccgcgtaccagtccgcgtacttaagttggttattttctaaaaacgattattcgtgaacttaaacttatataaactgaatgcaagtttgcaaaccgtggatataaagttcatgaatcgattcaagtgaatcaaatcggttttgcttcaattgtgtctattataaagatctaagcaattgaacaactctctaactagttcatttgagtcatttgaactagttgtgataaagaagaatatggttgatatgaagtgctcatatggctaaccatttggttaactactgttgaaccaactagatgtacatgtttgggtacggtcacacaaacctagataaacgtgcatttcatttgtgtgtaacaagctaagtttcgatctaacggttgaaagatattagcttgaatctattcaagttttcatctaacggtgaatatgaatgctttgttactaagctaacattgattgcaaaccctgatttgaaagactatataagggaaaactctagcaactggaaaaccttatccccacacctcctgtgtgatactagttgtattagctagagtcgattctcctttaaccttaggtttctaccgagaccctgtaggttaacgacttgaagacttcattgggattgtgaagccagaccgatactattttctcgtagttgtgtgatctgatcttattgtttctttcgtactaagtacaatcgtaaggattgacttgagattgatttctccgataggcaagatataaaagtagtcacaaacatcttcatctcatcgtttgtgattccaaaatatctagtttcgccatcatacgatttggattattgtgaggtgattgataatactaagctgttcttagggaatataaatctggtttatcaattggttcatgttcaccttgatttatcaaaagacggaacaaaaactcataggtatttatgtgggagacagatttatctattaccgtagacttttctgtgtgatatagatctgtttattaaagtcttcgactttgggtcgtagaaactcttagttgtgggtgagatcaactaagagaatcaagtgcatagtatcctgctgagatcagagatgtaggagcacaactgtaccttggatcaatatgagattgattggggttcaactacagcctagaccgaagttagtttgtagtaggctagtgtctgtagcggcttaatacagtgtaagttcaatctggactaggtcccggagtttttctgcatttgcggtttcctcgttaacaaaacttctggtgtctgtgttatttcttttccgcattatattttgttatataattcaaatatcacaggttgtgcgttaaatcgatcaattgggaaatccaacctttggtttttgattgaaattgattggtacttgaacattggtctttggtaccattcaagtgatttttcttgtattcaattagactcacagatttctatttgcttgagtaagtattgaatcgagaaagagagatataactttttgatatacttttattaagattgagtctgattgtctagttgattctcttaaaagtatattggagttagtccatacatatttctaatcgaaatattgggcgtggttgttagacccccgcttttttaattggcatcagagcaggcaaacacgtttaaaaaccttataagtctgtgtttgtagcgatctgactctatggacaggaattatatctccataaacgtaccaccagcctcgatggctcaaactacctatggtggaataTTGCTATgcatgcttttcttcaagctcgtgattttcaaacatgggtacgttttgttaatggctatgatccaccggttaatacagaaggcgatgtatctatacctaaggatattggtagatatagtccagaagaaatccttgctgcaaagcaaaattctgacgacttaaatgttatcatacatgccattatcccagatcttcagcaccatgtgactacgtgcactaagtctaaagaagcctgagatatcttagaacccgtatttgaaggaaataccagtgagaaagaatctagactttaaaatctaaattatgattgggaaaaccttcgtatggcagatgaatgaACATTTGATGGGTTTAATTACaatgtgtctgaaattgttaatgcatcttttgcattgggtaagaccattcctgaaaaggacattgtgatgaaaattctcagatcggtgccatctagatacgactctaagaagcatgtcattgttgagggaaataaccttgatactctttccagaaatactcttgttggaaagttaaaaattcttgatcaagatTCTGTTCGAACAtctgcattcaatgttgtttccagcacaagtgaagcctctaacttgtcttgggccgatgaatgttgttccaatgGTGTTGGTTTTAATAAATCACCGATAACATAAAGAATCAAATAATTTGTAAAAAGAAAcaatagatgtgataaacatatGTTGTCAGCttttgcttcagatgattcaataaaagaaaaatctcttcaAAGTGTTAAAGTTTTAGATACGTCTGATGGATGTAATGAACCCTCGGCTCttgcagcagaaacatccacctactcaatttctgattcagaacttgagtctgacatatagatttttgaattcttgaataaagaggttcttcaagaaaatcttcaattaaaagattCGTTGAAGATActtgaatcatcaatccaggtgaaaaatcttgagatagattgtcttaatgatgagctcaccagaaccattgccctaaaggaaaaagagattaatactcttaaggatgatctacagagattatctggaagttctgacaaaatttcaTCAATGCTAttcggtcagaaatcctttgggaacacaaatggtttaggatttaaaggcaAAACTGCAGGCATAATCAACCCCATTGTTCCTATTAATCATGGAAGAATGAAGGTTGatggttgtgataaacagaaggcaattcaacaagaaaaagaatctttattgatttgttcgttttgtggaaatgcaaatcatgttcaaagcacatgttGGAtattcaaaaggaacaacaaaagaatttccaaacttcaaaagaacatgcaagaGATGAATCTGTATAATCAACGTGGTTTTCCTAAAACTAGTGCTTCCAGagtcagaagaggtaggaaatttgtttatacaacaaaccttgataaaaGAGGGGAGCATTTGGCTCACATCATCACTGTCTAATATCAGTGACGTtcacatcctcatctttaacttgagaaaatgaggtttgcGTCTTTGTGTCTCAAGTGGTGtattatttgttaagaaaatattatattataGATATTGgatcatcaaatcatggaagaCTTGTTTTACATTCTTCTAGGGTTTGAGCGTTCATAAGTGATAAGTCTATTTATAACTGTTCGTAGTTACTTTTTCTCCCTAGAAGATATAATTTCATGGCTCATGTAACTAGAAGCACCACAAGCAAGGATGCAGTtaaagcagttaatgtgtatccgtgcaaaggaatctcttcctcaaaggtgaagaaagtgaaatctacaaataatggagaaggttcttcctctaacttcctcttatctgtttgtcatcttgataataactttagaggttTGGTGaatgatttcatcaacaaaa
This is a stretch of genomic DNA from Papaver somniferum cultivar HN1 chromosome 1, ASM357369v1, whole genome shotgun sequence. It encodes these proteins:
- the LOC113296889 gene encoding uncharacterized protein LOC113296889 isoform X1 — translated: MQKEKVLMNAGLKPSCMKESTPREERIRVNKKHLQKLLEECHRKLALLKTTTTTTNPNDDDEDAEKFSSECADFQLCDLIKSTIESPNFIEKLGSVHVSAQESINEEGNSWDVINDNDLWEDGNIDGDVESDQNSYVFVRQEDIMEGIACFMATYLPSLQQTRELSPNELQEVLSKTFSIKKKKGKLQKAWDGSKVIYNLASWGATAAGIYQNPALFKAASVAFWSSCRVLSELF
- the LOC113296889 gene encoding uncharacterized protein LOC113296889 isoform X2, coding for MQKEKVLMNAGLKPSCMKESTPREERIRVNKKHLQKLLEECHRKLALLKTTTTTTNPNDDDEDAEKFSSECADFQLCDLIKSTIESPNFIEKLGSVHVSAQESINGNSWDVINDNDLWEDGNIDGDVESDQNSYVFVRQEDIMEGIACFMATYLPSLQQTRELSPNELQEVLSKTFSIKKKKGKLQKAWDGSKVIYNLASWGATAAGIYQNPALFKAASVAFWSSCRVLSELF